In Planktothrix tepida PCC 9214, the sequence CCTCCATTGTGGTAACGGCCTTTAACAATACTCCCACTGCCACGGACAAAACCCTAACCGTTAACGAAGACAACAACTACACCTTTACGACGGCGGACTTCGGTTTCAGTGATCTCGACACCGAAGACATCCTAGCATCAATAAAAATCACCCAACTGCCCACAGTGGGGACATTACAACTGAATGGCACTGCTGTTACAGCTAACCAAGTGATCACTGCTGCTGATATTCCCAGCTTAGTCTTCACCCCAGTTGCCAATGCTAACGGTAGCAGTTATGCCAACTTCAAGTTCACCGTTAATGACGGCATTATTGATAGTGTGGCAGCTAATACAATTACTATTGATGTTACTGCCGTTAATGATATCCCTGTATTAAATACAGCTATTACCGCCCAGACCGCCAATCCAGATAGCAATTTCA encodes:
- a CDS encoding cadherin-like domain-containing protein translates to SIVVTAFNNTPTATDKTLTVNEDNNYTFTTADFGFSDLDTEDILASIKITQLPTVGTLQLNGTAVTANQVITAADIPSLVFTPVANANGSSYANFKFTVNDGIIDSVAANTITIDVTAVNDIPVLNTAITAQTANPDSNF